The Anopheles merus strain MAF unplaced genomic scaffold, AmerM5.1 LNR4000198, whole genome shotgun sequence genome segment GCAGGTTTTcccaaagtgggtagaaaggaggtgtcctcatgtagaacaattgggcatcgagactttagaaaaaagcacaaaaccaggatcgacgggagttgtcaaatgcgacgaatgttgctggtatttagatatgatatatgaattgatttcgtttaatacacatttttttagcattaaaaattcgtattttgcatccacactccataaatcgacttttacacgttataatgtagctgctgcctgtaaacaaatatcgacggctgttgtcaaactgaatctcaaaatggcaacatgccaaacgctaagaagacacctcctctatattccaccttggttTTCTACATTATTTTACACAGTTTGACACATGTTatcagagtgaccagaaataccgatttatctgtattcctaccgatttttgatatgcctaccgattTACAGATGAGccccctaaaactaccgatttttcatttatcctaccgaaaatcacagattttTTCGTAATACTGACCAAAAAGTCATATAACCATTTCCaaaatcatttaatttattaaacttTATATGGAAATCACTAGCAACAAGAACCAGAAATTCAACAGAGACAACAGAGACAAGGCCCGTGTCTGCACTTCATGAAATCGAACGCGctgataaaattttatatgcAATTTGACAGATAATGTAACCCGGTGCTCTAGCAGCAATAGCCCAAGCGATTCAAAACGCTCGAAAGTAGTAAGGAAAGTAGAATATGAAGTAGCCTTCTACTTCCCGTTCTAATTTTGTTGCTTAAAATCGGAAGAATTTAGAACATGTGGGTtccaggaaagagcaaaaaaatgagttctcgcgtgtacacacacacacacacacacacacacacacacacacacacacacacacacacgacgacTCACTCACGCTTACGTTCTTGTTCTGCGCCCCTCCCCCTTCTCACTCGCCCCACAGATCTATTTTTAGATCATCACTTCCATATCGACGAGGGTCGATGTGACGATGTGTGTCCGTTGCGCGTGATATggtcagaaaaactttttctttctcaccAAATCTCTGACTTGCAGCGTCGGCGTTCCGATTGAACCATCGCGACTTTGATCAGTGCGCGTGGTTAAAACGACCTTTTGTATTATGTTGTACGTAGCGTGCGCGCCAAAATTTTAAGAGTGCGCGGAGAGTGAatgtggttttttgggggtgGGGGAATGAGATACAGAGACAAATTTCGCTGCACATGAACACATACATTCTCACTGACCGGGTTGAACTGCGAATACTCAGTTCTGAGAGAATATACTCGAGCGCTCgcgcatgagtgcaagcaagcgTTTTATAGAGGTTAGAGGGAGACAAACGATTATGCTGCTCCAAGCTCTCTACTTTTGTTCCGTTGGAAGTATatacgacatcgaacatgaaaaatgtataggACATCACATGTTCGATTTGTGGGTTATCACATCGATCATGTAAAATCCaatatatttttcatgttcgatgtcgcgttcgattgctgctagagcgtcCCAATCATTTGTTGGGTTAAattccctagtacaattttcagatcgacacttcagaaaggCCTCATGTGATCGCTATGAACCAAATCTAAACTATCTcctttaaataaatgaaagatgttattttctcgtgctgctgctcttcATGGGACAGATTAGCTTCCATCTCcgacaaccccccccccccccccgctcaaCACTTCAaagcctaccgaaaactaccgaaatAATCTTTaactcctaccgaaaactaccgataaaatttgatgcgcctaccgaaaaccgcgaaaataatctggccactcTGCATGTTATGCGCGCAAACAGAAAGATGAAGACTTAAGCTTTAAAATGATGTGTCGTTTAACCCATAGCTCGTTTTATTCACTGAGAAATTAGCTTTTGAAAATGTATGTGTCAAAATGCGTAAAATAATGTAGAAAACATAGGATAACCTGCACCTTGATCGGGCTGTCATAACTAAACTTGGGCGGGATAAAATTAACAATGGACCAGTCCAAATACGCACTAGGGATCAAAGTGAATTTTGTGCTCGACAAATTATGCAGCACACATTGCAAAATagcttgtaaaaccctgtaatgttcaaataagagaggtccTAAATTAGAGAGAGTTCACTGTAGATGCATCACAAAGCAGAAAGAGCAACCGGCCTCGGTTGGGAATTCGGAAATAGTGTCCGATTTCGAATACCAACCATCGTATGTACATGTCAGTctgttgaataaaataaaaagtagcTCACTTTTAATCACATCcattttatcctttttattTAAGACTATAACATGTGCAATTGAACGATTATCGAGTTGTGGAAGCATATGTGTAACTAGGTTGAATCTTGCGCATTTATTATGTCCCACTTCTCAATCGCAATCCATTGATTAAATCCCTACCGTCACTAATACAATCGCAAACGCATGCAGAAAAATCATATCTAGATAGATATTGGAAACATGTAATAATTCCAAAGGGATTTGCACCAATATATCTGTAAATGAACCAGCAGTTCGCAATCAACTTTAAGAGGCTTGTAGTCGAAATCATATTGATGCTGGAATGGCGGTGTTATTGTTCTAAAACAGGATATCATCATCGCCTTCGTCAAGAATGTTGGCTTGACTGCGTACATCTACACCTTCTTGTAACAGTGCTGCTCTCTTCTCCTCAGCTTTTTTCTTCGCAATACGTTTTTTGTCCTGATGTGATGATATAACAAAAACCGAAAATTAAGTGTAATtgtaaagtaaaaataacTTCAGGTAGATCAACTATTCGTACCTGAATTTTCTTCAAACGGTAAAATTCCTCACGTTCCAATTCGTCTAGCTCGGAGATGATGTAAGCCAAAGTACGATCAATTCTTGGAATAATCACTGTAATAAAGCAAAAACGGCATATGATGTCAATTAAGCTACTAACCAAATTTCCATCACATCATACCATGTTCAATAGCATTTACTCGACGATTAGTGATTTTAATCACCTCATCTAAAGTAACGAAAGATGTTTGAAGCGATGCCAGTTCTACCAACAATTTTACAGCACTCTGGtaattcttttttaatttctgaAGTTGTTGGCCACCCTTTGCTAATCCAGTCAATTCGTATGTGTCCGAGCCATCTTGGTAGGATTCAAAAACTGGTAGAGTTACTCCAGCAACGTTATCCTTCTTAGTTCGTATCTTAATTTGCGCTTTGGTAACATTCTGCAGAACAACCTGGTTAAAATCGCCAGAGGCAAATTTTGCTTCTGCCAGAGAGAAAGCGGCTTCTTTCATAACTTCACCCATAAGTGTTTTAGTCTGTTAAGTAAGCAGAATAGCAGAAAACGATTAAACGGAAGTTTTGTATAGAGTATGAATAAAATGCATATTACCTCGATTATCTTGCTTAAAATCATTCGGAAACGCATCTGTAGAGCATcagcctttttttttagcagTCCGTGGCCCTTGTGAGCGCCTGCAAGACGAgctttcatttgcatttgtgCGCTGCAagcaaatagaaataaaaagatCATTAAGAAAATTATTTCAGCAGAGAATATTTTCTTCTAAGGCAAAACATATCTACCCGCGAGATGGGAAAATTGGAATCCTATCCTTGGATGACATCGTGCGAACTGCAGATTTCTCtcgaaaaattattaaaacctTAATTTATAAAAGCGAACCGTACACACGCAAATAAAATTCACGAGTAGCAAAATTTTAGATTGCTCTGGTCACAAGACCATATCACACCACACATACGCTCAAAGCTTGGATTTGTGAATGTATTTACCTATTGAAACATAGCTGGATCAATCGTAAATTTTGACAGACTTCCAGATACGGTTTACACCGTCTCATAAAATCAAGgtggtttaaaaatatcaggtgctGGAAAAGGGCCTTTcgggggtcgccatagttgagggactttacgtGTTTTAAGGCCTTATAACCGTTGAAATAGACAAAAAGCGacaacgtcgcgcgcgacaaAAAATAGCTCATAATGTCACTCCGTGTAGATCAAAGTAGCACATTTGGCTCAGTCAACtaacttggtttatatttgaaaacacccaaaaatgggtttaaatgtgttcaaaccttttttttgtgtttggtatCAATCTTGCTTGTGAACAAACTGGATAATTCGATTATTTCGAATAAAGCAAAAATGTCGCGCGAGACGagtagctctgtttgcaaaattgagttACTTTTTGTCGCACGCGACgtcgtcgcgcgcgacgttgtcgctgtatgtctatttgaacggtaagacgaaggaaaatactgtcattTGATTTTGGAATCTATCCTTCAAACAAGGTTTGACAGATAGATGGCAGTCGGAAAATCGGAATACGGCATGCTCAATTCCGATTTGCtccccaagctcccgaccacgctggttttcgctggtcttttcggggataattcgttaacgaattatccccgaaaagaccaacgaaatacagatcattttcggggatagtgaacacacgtgaaagatgaacccatgcaaaaaagagctaaaaatagaaatgaacattcggattcactccctccactcatgatcatgcttcatccttgatgctaccaaccacatcgctagttctacttcgaatcactttgccagttgcgccaccatattattattcattatcgtgctatttactggtttggttgtatgaaggggtactgatactaaaagaattaaaagaaataaataaaacaataaaaataacagattaactattaaacacgcatttctaacaatgagtaaatgggtttgaagttattggagctggatgttttaaaaattaaataaaactttaaatcattaaaaaaaaaacaaaaaaaatggaattgaactcaggtcgaccatggtacaaacattacaccattaacatttgaccataactagttcatgaacatgaattgttatctatcacttttaaacccttcaaatatagtacaatgaacaaagagatgtgtaaaagttcatcgatgcgtgtgagagagtagggctgatgaatagaaagagatggcatgagtttgtgttcattatccccgaaaaatttcgcttgggtcGAGAGTAGATTTTTGCTGACaatagccggcatcgcgaataaatgaacacattttaacagtcgtttaaagttcattttggtttaaccgagttcatttgttgttcatttctgttaaaataaacgatcgtcaaaacagttaacgactgctcgatatcgcatataggaaaacacggggaaaaaatcgagcagtataattaaacgactgttaatttgtatcgcatacgctcttgacagtcgtttgtttaatgccaaattctagcaattttaAACGACTCTGGTTAgtttttaacgactgttaattttgaaccatttctttcgcgatgccagcTAATGTCGAGAGAACGTATTGGATTTCTTGATAatgatgaataaaaacaacaaaaatgagaaacAACGAATGAATCTTTCGGATAAAGCCAggaaattcaataaattaaataataaatgtgaaAGGTGACGGAACAATTCTTTTGCCTTATTACACGTACGAGAGGTATTTTTGTGCCAAAGTCTTAGTTTGACAGTTAAATGCCAATCGAGAAATGAcagtacaggtgtcccccgagatacgactgtatttggcaagatctattaaggagaacaggtcgatgcaaagcccgttgctaggttgccatttttagcacgcttttgacagtttcatgaaaaagtatttacaaacaaacggctaatagttaacgcgcaaaagtggacgaatttactattaggaaggttatattggttaaatttcttgcggtcaatcacttctggacaataaaggagaagtaattgcagtctactctgtatccagaaacattgataacctttttcattgtttgccattccgtgaccacaaaccactaccatttgcaacggtcctgctggaaaaaggaaagtttaacatgttcaactgggttaaagaagtcctttttactttcaattgaacactgtgagtaaaatgaaacatccaatcggcacacactggtacaatatgcataccgtcatttacttataatccggctacgaatgataaatgagatccttggattgtatcagtcatgtaatattctaagtggattctaattcttcaaatattctaacacgaattgaatgtaaaatgctgaacaaaactctcattcactccatagcaacgtccatcgctaaacataaacaatgggCCTGATCGGGAACGAAAGTCGATAACGGAGTGGATAATTTAGTCGATCGGTTAGCAAAATTCCAATGTTATCCAATTGCGTTTTCTCAATCAGAATCTTCGCTAACCGATCGGTTTGGCAGTGGAGTGGAATGGTGTTTACCGCCATAGCAACATGGTTAAAAAGTCGAGCAGTGGGATATGCAGTTGAAAActtcataaaataaaaaccatttcagtcGGTTAGCCATATCTACTGCTCCTCCCCAGTTGATATAGCAGTGGAAaactaaataatattaaaaaccatgTTTATCATCTCACAAAAAAGGATGTTTTATCGCTGTTTGAGTTATTTCGGTTCaatacaataaacaatttaTGTGTTCTGTATCTGTTtttataaacaattaaacacatAAATTTAGGTTTATAACAGGTATCCAGTTTTTATAGTTCAAGATTTCGTCACTTGGCTTTGAATCAAATAcacttgattttttttttcttggggGAGTGGGAGGTATTGGTCGGTATCCTTCATATATGGGCAACCTGTAGTCTTTGAGTCCCTTCGTCCATGGAGCCTCTATCGTTCACGGAGGCCCGCGATGAGAGTACTGTACACACCATATAACTGGACTTTATATCCACGGAGCTTCCCGCGACCACTCAGTCCGCTTACCGTTAAATCCGTCATTGCGGAGGGGGCGTTGTAGGTTTTAATTTAAGTGGCCAGATGACTTGGTAGCGTCAGTCGTTAAGGCCAGGATAATGGACTGGCGAGGCCGAGAGACCATGAGCGGCTTCGGACACTCGTTATTGCACGGAATAATTGTACCGCGttgtttcaaaatatttttgcaCGAGAGCGTAAAATACGGACGTTTACGGATCCAACGTTCGCGGTGGCTGGAGTTGATGGGCGCACTTGGTACATGGCACAGGAAAAGGGTCAGCGAAGGCGGCTAGTTCAGAAAGGATTCAAGCCTCGTCCTCCAGTTCAtacgattttatttcatttagaCTTGTTCAGCCAACAACCCGTTTTACACTTTACCCGGATTGTTTGAACAGGTTAACAGTCGGTACTGTCTAAGGCCGCTTCTGGTGTGGATTTTTCACTAGATGGTCCGTAAATAAGCCAAATTTATTATTCTATTCATTCCGCAAAACAACACctctaaatgtaaacaaaagtgtGATTTACAGATAGGCAAAACCAATGGCTACTCAAATCGGAAAGAGTTATCCACCAGTGGAGAAATTATCCACtggtggaaaataaattccaccAGTGGATTCGAGCATATTAACCGATCGGATAAATTTTATCGACTTTCGTTGGCGATCAGGcccaatgttcactttaactgccaaaattttcccatggctttctgtcaatttactctaagcgcttcgacctgttctctttcaaggaccttggtATTTGGGACCGGAAAAAAGTCCCAGCCAAGGTGGAAtatataatgaggtgtagttatagcgcttttggcgatcccccccccccctgggctccgattttgacagatggttttccgcttgtatatgtattgatggattgtttacgttttgcatggtcaatatttggtggagatcaatttgggtgaatattttagtttattagaacacagcccgtgaattaaaatggaaattttccttcgagaacttgaagcgttcgccaaacgcggaaaactaactgccagttttcttcgtcgattcttcttccacctagctgtcaaaacgagcttataacttgacctgatatcttcaCGGTCCTTGgtagcatactttttttgaatagtcgcaatagattcttgactagcatcctctatgttggattacgagcaatggattattgactaggagcaattgatttcagcaggccggttgctggcgcggagtgaccagattATTTTTAGAAGTTATTGGTAGGAAGTTTAAAGCAAATACGGTATTTTCCtgtaaaaacaactttttattcactcaTAAAACTCATTGAATTCCAATTCTATAGTTGAATGGTCAAAAGTCGGAAAATATTCTAAAAGAGTAAATTTTAAGTAAGAATATTACATACTATTATTGGTTATAAAATTTGAGTTTAAGTGTGCGCTATTGTAAACCGATATTCGATCAGAATTCGAAAGAACTACATATggtcccaaatagccagaatttcttaagcagctcattttggcacgctaaagatcgctgctctaattcgccttttgcagtagataaacagcatcaaagttctaggtgggtctttcaaacagcgccttagcagcttccttatgccacgatgccagggattatttttctttgtgttttattttcaagcaagcgtcatcgatgaaataaataacaagatttgtttcgtttaaacacatatgtatatttttaaatcctttgtattgatgaattacacaaaattttacacaatttactgataattcacaatcacttcactcaatattcattcttcaattaacgaatctaacttgtgcagcagcaatgagattattgccgccGTCcatctttgacactttgacaagagccaccttgtaccgatgtcatgcattaaaaagctataaagttccaccaagttcagtaccctttcttaacaagccttcaagttccatcaccAAAATAGCCAGCtggtactttatagctgatttggggctgtttaatgAAAATTCGTTCCGAtatcgtactttgtggctgattaagagatagacggtactttgcggaactatggagctttttaacaggcacatggtactctttggaactttgcggctgattagcactatgtgtagagttcatgatagaaccttaaggcttgttaagagtgtgtaccgaacttggtggaactttatagctttttaatacatgacatcggtacgaggtgACTcctgtcaaagtgtcaaagactggtGCCGTCGAGATGATTGACTTGCTGCTGCCCAAGCTAGTTAATTGAAGGAGTAATATTGAGTGAGGTGATTatgattgtacagtaaattgtgttACATTTTGTATAATCCATGGAtattaaggatttaaaaatatacacatgttcacaaacaaaacaaatcctgttgtttatttcatcgatgacgcttgcttgaaaataaaacacaaagaaaaataatccccggcaCCGTAGCATAGGGAAGCTGTTaaagcgctgtttgaaagacccacctagaactttgatgctgtttatctactgcaaaaggcgaattagagcagcgatctttagcgtgccaaaatgagctgcttaagcaattctggctatttgggcttGAACcttacacatagtgctaatcagccgcaaagttccaaagagtgccatgtgcctgttaaccgtagagttggcaaccagatttacacacgtaatttggcaaccggcatacccgggtattccacacgttttgatgcaaaaaattaacgattttcataggtaaacaatgctttctatattttaatgctgtaagcaagtaatgccgaccatatattctcttctatttcatttattaattaagttttttcatttttttgattaaaataacggtcaaattgaaatttggaatcgcttgatttTGACtcaaaaataagcacaatacgaaaagaggaagaagagaaacgtcattcttcatacaaaatgtatggaatacccgggtatgctggttgccaacttacgtggtaaagttaaaaaaaatcaaaataaaatacttacagcctgtttaaaattacaacttatgcaccaaaaaatcataaattaaaagttgggaggctacggaaaatttcaggtcaataaaagcaatgaatcaaaagttattgcagttcgaagttgaaaaaaatacccgggtagccggttgccaacttaaaggttaaaaagctccatagttccgcaaagtaccgtcgaTCTAAAGTACCGTCTAAAGTATTCTACACGTTTTGGTGCAAAacattaacgattttcataggtaaacaatgctttctatattttaatgctgtaagcaagtaataccgaccatatattctcttctatttcatttattcattaagttttttcattttatgataaaactaacggtcaaattgaaattaggagtcgcttgaatttgactcgaaaataagcacaatacgaaaaaaggaagaagagaaacgtcattctccatacaaaatgtatggtttTGTGTTTCGGACTGGTGCACAATTGAGGATATTAAAGGACACACGCGGCTCTTCTGTATCAATCACTATATtctaatataatataatatatatatatatatatatatatatatatatatatatatatatatatatatatatatatatatatatatatatatatatatatatatatatatatatatatatatatatgctacaagactgttgtgtgtgtcgggTCGCAGCCTATGATCGAGTGCCGACCCTCGGTAGCCCGATCGCTCCCGAAACCCTTAGGCCCGTGGcagcgctcatccgatgcgattttatcggacgaaatttatggatttgacagataacgtcggacgtgcgattcgtcgtacgacggaatcaaaaatttttgattccgtcggatcgtcgcatccgattttatctgttATGCATGCAGATTATGTCATGCAGGTTATGTAggaacaatatgaaattattttttataatggttaaaccattcaaattttcgcaatatgagccgaaatagcgtttgacagaagcgtccgataaaatcgcatcggataagcgttgccaccgccttAACGGCCATTCGGACGGAATCATGCAGGTTATGTAggaacaatatgaaattattttttataatggttaaccattcaaattttcgcaatatgagccgaaatagcgtttgacagaagcgtccgataaaatcgcatcggataagcgttgccaccgcccttaacGGCCATTCGGACGTCGGATGCTGTCAGTTGCATGACAGCATCGAGTCGCGgttaggcccgtgtctgtgctccatcgcatgcgattttatcgcacgtgctgtcaaacgctttttgtataatattgcgattatttggatgattttaataatataacgattatgaaaaattaagttgagattgttcctACAAAATATCAcacattttttgacagatacaatcggatgcggcgtccgacgaaatcaatttttttttattccgtcgtacgacgaaatcgcacgtccgacgttatctgtcaaatcccatataattttgacaggccttccgataaaatcgcatccgatggagcacagacacgggccttacACTGCACCGTTTCTGTACACAACATATGAAtaccgggtatgctggttgccaacttacgtggtaaagttaaaaaaaaaatcaaaataaaatacttacaggctgtttaaaattacaacttatacaccaaaaaatgataaattaaaagttgggaggctacggaaaatttcaggtgaataaaagcaatgaatcaaaagttattgcagttcgaagttgaaaaaaatacccggttATCccgttgccaacttaaaggttaaaatgACGTtaagtccctcaactatggcgacccctCAAAGGCCCTTAACCACCATCTGATATTTTTAACCTTTGTttctatgaccaaaaatacaccctcatctttatgaccacctacccgggtaggtaatacattttataagggaatttgtaattttattggtcaaaaaatttattgTTTAACTTATACTATGCAGCTATAATAACAATacttgttttcatgttataaatttatgaagtATGGCTTTCAGTTACATAAATTGAATGCAAAGCAATTAGTTCAACTGACACTAATACACCGCCATGTCTTCCCGACTGTCGGGGCAATCATTTATTCTATGTGACTTTAGAAGAATATTAAGAGCTAGAAAACTTTTGGAATAGATtctataatttaattaaatttgtttattttaaatattttatataattaCAAGATGAGAGATTGCGAGATTTAGCGTCATcgcttttcatcgccaaatTCAAATTTGTCAAGAGACAGTTTAGCTTTTCATTTAGGATTAAACAATGTAAGGCATTTGCCATTTGTTAACTTAATCTAACCTAAcctaacaaaaacataaattatgaaCTATTATTTACATCAAAAAGAGCCCTTAGAAGAAGGAACTCAGATTGTTGGGTTTTTTCTTTGATCCGTTCTGTCATTTCATAGGCGATTTCAGTTAGAGGTTTAGTGCCGGTTGAATC includes the following:
- the LOC121601833 gene encoding V-type proton ATPase subunit D 1 codes for the protein MSSKDRIPIFPSRGAQMQMKARLAGAHKGHGLLKKKADALQMRFRMILSKIIETKTLMGEVMKEAAFSLAEAKFASGDFNQVVLQNVTKAQIKIRTKKDNVAGVTLPVFESYQDGSDTYELTGLAKGGQQLQKLKKNYQSAVKLLVELASLQTSFVTLDEVIKITNRRVNAIEHVIIPRIDRTLAYIISELDELEREEFYRLKKIQDKKRIAKKKAEEKRAALLQEGVDVRSQANILDEGDDDILF